One Panicum virgatum strain AP13 chromosome 9K, P.virgatum_v5, whole genome shotgun sequence genomic region harbors:
- the LOC120652353 gene encoding uncharacterized protein LOC120652353 isoform X3: MGKAAGDPPDSAGGGGRGGGGGGEVAPGEEGRGRRRWWRCAAAVLLGAAAVLSALFWLPPFAARRRRDEEARADPWRGADVVASFRLQRMISELSGNKSKLEYDIFEEIGINNSVVSVLSLDPTGESNWTTVTFGVWPYPSNFTLSPTELSIMRSSLVSLVIRQSILYLTPSLFGNSSSFEILRFPGGITIIPPQTAFVPQKPDGLFNFSLNFPIDVVQDKLSELKAQMKSGLFLNEHEILYVTLTNLYGSTVAPPTIVQASVLLAVGADNKPPSLQRLKQLAQTLRNSSSGNLGLNHSVFGRVKQISLSSYLQHSLNNSGNAHSPSPAPQTYNQPPPIHQDHNHDDHHHHHHHIHHHHHHHHHDDNSHQSLQHLPPAPAPLHSAPTFLTCGSTCTRKKEHSTAKHHSSPIRGPVLRHIVPAASPDSSYEASGPYVDPPSFHPGISSSSLPGVVFPAMPPSMRTLKPPNKFSSISPSASI, translated from the exons ATGGGGAAGGCGGCGGGGGACCCGCCGGACTCGGCTGGaggcggaggacgaggaggaggcggcggcggggaggtagcgcctggggaggaggggcgcgggcggcgccggtggtggcgcTGCGCGGCCGCGGTtctgctcggcgccgccgccgtcctgtcGGCGCTGTTCTGGCTGCCGCCGttcgcagcgcggcggcggagggacgaGGAGGCGCGCGCGGACCCCTGGCGCGGAG CTGACGTGGTTGCAAGCTTCAGGCTGCAAAGAATGATTTCTGAGCTTAGTGgaaacaaatcaaaacttgagTATGATATTTTTGAAGAGATTGGCATCAACAATTCTGTG GTATCTGTACTTTCCTTGGATCCAACTGGTGAATCAAACTGGACTACTGTGACATTTGGTGTTTGGCCCTATCCTAGTAATTTCACCTTATCACCAACAGAGTTAAGCATAATGCGGTCATCTTTGGTGTCCTTGGTTATACGGCAGTCTATTCTTTATTTGACACCATCTCTATTTGggaattcttcttcttttgagaTCTTGAGGTTTCCTGGTGGCATAACGATTATACCTCCGCAAACTGCTTTTGTTCCTCAGAAGCCTGATGGATTATTTAATTTCTCATTGAACTTTCCCATTGATGTGGTACAAGACAAACTGAGTGAATTGAAGGCCCAGATGAAATCTGGGTTATTTCTTAATGAACATGAG ATCCTATATGTTACATTGACAAATCTGTATGGTTCAACTGTTGCACCTCCTACCATTGTTCAAGCATCTGTTCTCCTTGCTGTAGGAGCAGATAACAAACCACCATCCTTGCAAAGATTAAAACAATTAGCCCAAACATTAAGAAATTCTTCTTCTGGAAACTTGGGTTTAAACCACTCTGTGTTTGGACGAGTTAAGCAGATTAGTCTGTCATCCTACCTTCAGCATTCGCTGAACAACTCAGGCAATGCTCATTCGCCAAGTCCAGCTCCTCAAACTTATAATCAACCTCCCCCAATCCACCAGGATCACAATCACGATGAccaccatcaccatcaccaccacatccaccaccaccaccaccaccaccaccacgacgaTAATAGTCATCAGAGTTTACAACATCTTccccctgctcctgctcctcttcACAGTGCACCTACTTTTCTGACCTGTGGTTCTACATGTACACGGAAGAAAGAACATAGCACTGCTAAGCACCATTCATCTCCCATCAGGGGTCCTGTATTACGCCATATCGTGCCTGCAGCTTCTCCAGATAGTAGTTATGAAGCTTCAGGCCCATATGTAGATCCACCATCATTTCATCCAGGGATTTCATCATCTTCACTTCCTGGTGTTGTTTTTCCTGCAATGCCACCCAGTATGAGAACCTTGAAGCCTCCCAACAAATTCTCTTCGATATCACCTTCAGCGTCTATCT AG
- the LOC120652353 gene encoding uncharacterized protein LOC120652353 isoform X2 has product MGKAAGDPPDSAGGGGRGGGGGGEVAPGEEGRGRRRWWRCAAAVLLGAAAVLSALFWLPPFAARRRRDEEARADPWRGADVVASFRLQRMISELSGNKSKLEYDIFEEIGINNSVVSVLSLDPTGESNWTTVTFGVWPYPSNFTLSPTELSIMRSSLVSLVIRQSILYLTPSLFGNSSSFEILRFPGGITIIPPQTAFVPQKPDGLFNFSLNFPIDVVQDKLSELKAQMKSGLFLNEHEILYVTLTNLYGSTVAPPTIVQASVLLAVGADNKPPSLQRLKQLAQTLRNSSSGNLGLNHSVFGRVKQISLSSYLQHSLNNSGNAHSPSPAPQTYNQPPPIHQDHNHDDHHHHHHHIHHHHHHHHHDDNSHQSLQHLPPAPAPLHSAPTFLTCGSTCTRKKEHSTAKHHSSPIRGPVLRHIVPAASPDSSYEASGPYVDPPSFHPGISSSSLPGVVFPAMPPSMRTLKPPNKFSSISPSASISFAPRLSSHWWVIASLLYTLL; this is encoded by the exons ATGGGGAAGGCGGCGGGGGACCCGCCGGACTCGGCTGGaggcggaggacgaggaggaggcggcggcggggaggtagcgcctggggaggaggggcgcgggcggcgccggtggtggcgcTGCGCGGCCGCGGTtctgctcggcgccgccgccgtcctgtcGGCGCTGTTCTGGCTGCCGCCGttcgcagcgcggcggcggagggacgaGGAGGCGCGCGCGGACCCCTGGCGCGGAG CTGACGTGGTTGCAAGCTTCAGGCTGCAAAGAATGATTTCTGAGCTTAGTGgaaacaaatcaaaacttgagTATGATATTTTTGAAGAGATTGGCATCAACAATTCTGTG GTATCTGTACTTTCCTTGGATCCAACTGGTGAATCAAACTGGACTACTGTGACATTTGGTGTTTGGCCCTATCCTAGTAATTTCACCTTATCACCAACAGAGTTAAGCATAATGCGGTCATCTTTGGTGTCCTTGGTTATACGGCAGTCTATTCTTTATTTGACACCATCTCTATTTGggaattcttcttcttttgagaTCTTGAGGTTTCCTGGTGGCATAACGATTATACCTCCGCAAACTGCTTTTGTTCCTCAGAAGCCTGATGGATTATTTAATTTCTCATTGAACTTTCCCATTGATGTGGTACAAGACAAACTGAGTGAATTGAAGGCCCAGATGAAATCTGGGTTATTTCTTAATGAACATGAG ATCCTATATGTTACATTGACAAATCTGTATGGTTCAACTGTTGCACCTCCTACCATTGTTCAAGCATCTGTTCTCCTTGCTGTAGGAGCAGATAACAAACCACCATCCTTGCAAAGATTAAAACAATTAGCCCAAACATTAAGAAATTCTTCTTCTGGAAACTTGGGTTTAAACCACTCTGTGTTTGGACGAGTTAAGCAGATTAGTCTGTCATCCTACCTTCAGCATTCGCTGAACAACTCAGGCAATGCTCATTCGCCAAGTCCAGCTCCTCAAACTTATAATCAACCTCCCCCAATCCACCAGGATCACAATCACGATGAccaccatcaccatcaccaccacatccaccaccaccaccaccaccaccaccacgacgaTAATAGTCATCAGAGTTTACAACATCTTccccctgctcctgctcctcttcACAGTGCACCTACTTTTCTGACCTGTGGTTCTACATGTACACGGAAGAAAGAACATAGCACTGCTAAGCACCATTCATCTCCCATCAGGGGTCCTGTATTACGCCATATCGTGCCTGCAGCTTCTCCAGATAGTAGTTATGAAGCTTCAGGCCCATATGTAGATCCACCATCATTTCATCCAGGGATTTCATCATCTTCACTTCCTGGTGTTGTTTTTCCTGCAATGCCACCCAGTATGAGAACCTTGAAGCCTCCCAACAAATTCTCTTCGATATCACCTTCAGCGTCTATCT CATTTGCGCCCAGGTTATCTTCACATTGGTGGGTTATTGCATCACTTCTATACACCCTATTGTAG
- the LOC120652353 gene encoding uncharacterized protein LOC120652353 isoform X1 — translation MGKAAGDPPDSAGGGGRGGGGGGEVAPGEEGRGRRRWWRCAAAVLLGAAAVLSALFWLPPFAARRRRDEEARADPWRGADVVASFRLQRMISELSGNKSKLEYDIFEEIGINNSVVSVLSLDPTGESNWTTVTFGVWPYPSNFTLSPTELSIMRSSLVSLVIRQSILYLTPSLFGNSSSFEILRFPGGITIIPPQTAFVPQKPDGLFNFSLNFPIDVVQDKLSELKAQMKSGLFLNEHEILYVTLTNLYGSTVAPPTIVQASVLLAVGADNKPPSLQRLKQLAQTLRNSSSGNLGLNHSVFGRVKQISLSSYLQHSLNNSGNAHSPSPAPQTYNQPPPIHQDHNHDDHHHHHHHIHHHHHHHHHDDNSHQSLQHLPPAPAPLHSAPTFLTCGSTCTRKKEHSTAKHHSSPIRGPVLRHIVPAASPDSSYEASGPYVDPPSFHPGISSSSLPGVVFPAMPPSMRTLKPPNKFSSISPSASICYLHIGGLLHHFYTPYCRDGIFLNQALKFMRQQLGSPFSK, via the exons ATGGGGAAGGCGGCGGGGGACCCGCCGGACTCGGCTGGaggcggaggacgaggaggaggcggcggcggggaggtagcgcctggggaggaggggcgcgggcggcgccggtggtggcgcTGCGCGGCCGCGGTtctgctcggcgccgccgccgtcctgtcGGCGCTGTTCTGGCTGCCGCCGttcgcagcgcggcggcggagggacgaGGAGGCGCGCGCGGACCCCTGGCGCGGAG CTGACGTGGTTGCAAGCTTCAGGCTGCAAAGAATGATTTCTGAGCTTAGTGgaaacaaatcaaaacttgagTATGATATTTTTGAAGAGATTGGCATCAACAATTCTGTG GTATCTGTACTTTCCTTGGATCCAACTGGTGAATCAAACTGGACTACTGTGACATTTGGTGTTTGGCCCTATCCTAGTAATTTCACCTTATCACCAACAGAGTTAAGCATAATGCGGTCATCTTTGGTGTCCTTGGTTATACGGCAGTCTATTCTTTATTTGACACCATCTCTATTTGggaattcttcttcttttgagaTCTTGAGGTTTCCTGGTGGCATAACGATTATACCTCCGCAAACTGCTTTTGTTCCTCAGAAGCCTGATGGATTATTTAATTTCTCATTGAACTTTCCCATTGATGTGGTACAAGACAAACTGAGTGAATTGAAGGCCCAGATGAAATCTGGGTTATTTCTTAATGAACATGAG ATCCTATATGTTACATTGACAAATCTGTATGGTTCAACTGTTGCACCTCCTACCATTGTTCAAGCATCTGTTCTCCTTGCTGTAGGAGCAGATAACAAACCACCATCCTTGCAAAGATTAAAACAATTAGCCCAAACATTAAGAAATTCTTCTTCTGGAAACTTGGGTTTAAACCACTCTGTGTTTGGACGAGTTAAGCAGATTAGTCTGTCATCCTACCTTCAGCATTCGCTGAACAACTCAGGCAATGCTCATTCGCCAAGTCCAGCTCCTCAAACTTATAATCAACCTCCCCCAATCCACCAGGATCACAATCACGATGAccaccatcaccatcaccaccacatccaccaccaccaccaccaccaccaccacgacgaTAATAGTCATCAGAGTTTACAACATCTTccccctgctcctgctcctcttcACAGTGCACCTACTTTTCTGACCTGTGGTTCTACATGTACACGGAAGAAAGAACATAGCACTGCTAAGCACCATTCATCTCCCATCAGGGGTCCTGTATTACGCCATATCGTGCCTGCAGCTTCTCCAGATAGTAGTTATGAAGCTTCAGGCCCATATGTAGATCCACCATCATTTCATCCAGGGATTTCATCATCTTCACTTCCTGGTGTTGTTTTTCCTGCAATGCCACCCAGTATGAGAACCTTGAAGCCTCCCAACAAATTCTCTTCGATATCACCTTCAGCGTCTATCT GTTATCTTCACATTGGTGGGTTATTGCATCACTTCTATACACCCTATTGTAGAGATGGAATATTTCTCAACCAGGCGTTGAAGTTCATGCGGCAACAGCTTGGATCTCCATTTTCCAAATGA
- the LOC120652353 gene encoding uncharacterized protein LOC120652353 isoform X4 encodes MISELSGNKSKLEYDIFEEIGINNSVVSVLSLDPTGESNWTTVTFGVWPYPSNFTLSPTELSIMRSSLVSLVIRQSILYLTPSLFGNSSSFEILRFPGGITIIPPQTAFVPQKPDGLFNFSLNFPIDVVQDKLSELKAQMKSGLFLNEHEILYVTLTNLYGSTVAPPTIVQASVLLAVGADNKPPSLQRLKQLAQTLRNSSSGNLGLNHSVFGRVKQISLSSYLQHSLNNSGNAHSPSPAPQTYNQPPPIHQDHNHDDHHHHHHHIHHHHHHHHHDDNSHQSLQHLPPAPAPLHSAPTFLTCGSTCTRKKEHSTAKHHSSPIRGPVLRHIVPAASPDSSYEASGPYVDPPSFHPGISSSSLPGVVFPAMPPSMRTLKPPNKFSSISPSASICYLHIGGLLHHFYTPYCRDGIFLNQALKFMRQQLGSPFSK; translated from the exons ATGATTTCTGAGCTTAGTGgaaacaaatcaaaacttgagTATGATATTTTTGAAGAGATTGGCATCAACAATTCTGTG GTATCTGTACTTTCCTTGGATCCAACTGGTGAATCAAACTGGACTACTGTGACATTTGGTGTTTGGCCCTATCCTAGTAATTTCACCTTATCACCAACAGAGTTAAGCATAATGCGGTCATCTTTGGTGTCCTTGGTTATACGGCAGTCTATTCTTTATTTGACACCATCTCTATTTGggaattcttcttcttttgagaTCTTGAGGTTTCCTGGTGGCATAACGATTATACCTCCGCAAACTGCTTTTGTTCCTCAGAAGCCTGATGGATTATTTAATTTCTCATTGAACTTTCCCATTGATGTGGTACAAGACAAACTGAGTGAATTGAAGGCCCAGATGAAATCTGGGTTATTTCTTAATGAACATGAG ATCCTATATGTTACATTGACAAATCTGTATGGTTCAACTGTTGCACCTCCTACCATTGTTCAAGCATCTGTTCTCCTTGCTGTAGGAGCAGATAACAAACCACCATCCTTGCAAAGATTAAAACAATTAGCCCAAACATTAAGAAATTCTTCTTCTGGAAACTTGGGTTTAAACCACTCTGTGTTTGGACGAGTTAAGCAGATTAGTCTGTCATCCTACCTTCAGCATTCGCTGAACAACTCAGGCAATGCTCATTCGCCAAGTCCAGCTCCTCAAACTTATAATCAACCTCCCCCAATCCACCAGGATCACAATCACGATGAccaccatcaccatcaccaccacatccaccaccaccaccaccaccaccaccacgacgaTAATAGTCATCAGAGTTTACAACATCTTccccctgctcctgctcctcttcACAGTGCACCTACTTTTCTGACCTGTGGTTCTACATGTACACGGAAGAAAGAACATAGCACTGCTAAGCACCATTCATCTCCCATCAGGGGTCCTGTATTACGCCATATCGTGCCTGCAGCTTCTCCAGATAGTAGTTATGAAGCTTCAGGCCCATATGTAGATCCACCATCATTTCATCCAGGGATTTCATCATCTTCACTTCCTGGTGTTGTTTTTCCTGCAATGCCACCCAGTATGAGAACCTTGAAGCCTCCCAACAAATTCTCTTCGATATCACCTTCAGCGTCTATCT GTTATCTTCACATTGGTGGGTTATTGCATCACTTCTATACACCCTATTGTAGAGATGGAATATTTCTCAACCAGGCGTTGAAGTTCATGCGGCAACAGCTTGGATCTCCATTTTCCAAATGA
- the LOC120652355 gene encoding uncharacterized protein LOC120652355 codes for MAAVQPHAAPRRHPPPPVPQVPAAPSQAAQLPCKRGRADADAVAHSRSRQERVAESCCPSKREREREQELVLVDDDSGEEDGGCGSFVGGVGGGQDDEDEVEGSGSAVVWWRRQEGNCSLWASGSRAAGGELRGGGERGGDEDEDPKVAAARRQEEDRKFWEACLASGYP; via the coding sequence ATGGCTGCCGTGCAGCCGCACGCAGCACCGCGCcggcatccgccgccgccggtcccgcAGGTGCCAGCGGCACCGTCGCAGGCGGCGCAGCTCCCGTGCAAGAGGGGCCGCGCTGACGCCGACGCGGTCGCTCACAGCAGGAGCAGGCAGGAGAGGGTGGCGGAGTCGTGCTGCCCGTCgaagcgggagcgggagcgggagcaggAGCTGGTGCTGGTCGACGACGACAGcggcgaggaggacggcggctgCGGCAGCTTCGTCGGCGGTGTCGGCGGGGGAcaggacgacgaggacgaggtCGAGGGGAGCGGGAGCGCAGTCGTGTGGTGGCGCCGTCAGGAGGGCAACTGCTCCCTCTGGGCGAGCGGGAGCAGAGCGGCCGGGGGCgaactgcgcggcggcggcgagcgcggcggcgacgaggacgaggaccccaaggtggcggcggccaggcggcaGGAGGAGGACCGCAAGTTCTGGGAGGCGTGCCTGGCGTCGGGCTACCCCTGA
- the LOC120652356 gene encoding superoxide dismutase [Cu-Zn] 4A has translation MVKAVAVLGNSEGVKGTIYFTQEGDGPTTVTGSVSGLKPGFHGFHVHALGDTTNGCMSTGPHYNPAGKEHGAPEDENRHAGDLGNVTAGDDGVANFTVTDSQIPLTGPNSIIGRAVVVHADPDDLGKGGHELSKSTGNAGGRVACGIIGLQG, from the exons ATGGTGAAGGCTGTTGCTGTGCTTGGTAACAGCGAGGGTGTCAAGGGCACCATCTACTTCACCCAAGAGGGAGATG GCCCCACCACTGTCACCGGAAGTGTCTCTGGCCTCAAGCCTGGCTTCCATGGGTTCCATGTGCATGCACTTGGTGACACAACAAATGGCTGCATGTCAACTG GACCGCATTACAACCCTGCGGGCAAGGAGCATGGAGCACCAGAAGATGAGAACCGGCATGCTGGTGATCTCGGAAATGTCACCGCCGGAGATGATG GTGTTGCTAACTTCACTGTTACCGACAGCCAG atCCCACTGACTGGGCCAAACTCAATCATTGGCAGAGCTGTTGTTGTTCATGCTGATCCTGATGATCTTGGAAAGG GTGGGCACGAGCTGAGCAAGAGCACTGGAAACGCTGGTGGCCGTGTTGCCTGCG GGATCATCGGACTCCAGGGCTGA